In the genome of Streptomyces lydicus, the window GCGGGCCGGGACGCCGTGCCGCAGCAGATAGGCGCGCATCGCATCCGGCTCGTCGTAGTCGTCCCGGCTGTTGTCGCCGGTGACCAGGACCGCGCGGACCGTGCCCCGGTCGTACAGCGCGGCGGCCGCGTCCAGCCGGTGGGCGAGGTACGGCGACGGCGCGCCGTTCCACAGCCCCGCGCCGAAGACGATGGCGACGGGCGCGGCGGGCGCGTCCGCGACACTGCGCACCCGGGGGCCCGCCGATGCGTTCATCCAGGTCGCGGGCGCCAGCGCCAGCACGGTCAGGGCGACGACGGCCTGATAGGCGCGGCGCCGGCCACGCCGGGTCCGCGGCAGGCGTATCCGGCGTACCCGGCGTATTCCGCTCTCTGCGCGCTGCCGTACGCGTCGCCATGGGCGCCGCCCTGCGCGCCGCACCGGCCCTGCTTCCTGCCCCCGCATCCGTGCCCCCGTCTCCGATCACGCCGGTCTCCGACCACGCCGGTTTCCGACCACGCCGGTTTCCGACCACGCCCGTCGT includes:
- a CDS encoding SanA/YdcF family protein, producing the protein MRGQEAGPVRRAGRRPWRRVRQRAESGIRRVRRIRLPRTRRGRRRAYQAVVALTVLALAPATWMNASAGPRVRSVADAPAAPVAIVFGAGLWNGAPSPYLAHRLDAAAALYDRGTVRAVLVTGDNSRDDYDEPDAMRAYLLRHGVPARKIVSDYAGFDTWDSCSRAHRVFGVDRAVLVSQGFHIRRALALCTAAGVDSYGVGVAAKHDVTWAYGGVREIFAAGKAAADALLRPDPHFLGPHEKGVAEALRQPLRHPGPHT